GTGGAGAACGGTGAGGACGACCAAGCGGTGGAGCGGCTGGCCCGATTGGTCCGTCCGTTCCTCCTGCGCCGCAAGAAGTCCGACCCGGGCATCGTCCCCGAGCTCCCGCCGAAGACGGAGACGGACCACCCGGTGCCGCTCACCCGCGAGCAGGCCGCGCTGTACGAGGCGGTCGTCCGGGAGTCGATGCTGGCGATCGAGACGGCGGACGGCATCGCCCGCCGGGGCCTGGTCCTCAAGCTCCTCGGCTCGCTCAAGCAGATCTGCGATCACCCGGCTCTGTATTTGAAGGAGGACGCGCGGACGGCAGCGGCCCTCACCGCCCGTTCCGGCAAACTCGCCCTGCTGGACGAGCTGTTGGACACGCTGCTCTCGGAGGACGGCTCGGCGCTGGTCTTCACGCAGTACGTGGGCATGGCCCGCCTGATCACCACGCACCTGGCCTCCCGGGCGGTCCCCGTCGAGCTGCTGCACGGGGGGACGCCGGTGCCCGACCGCGAGCGGATGGTGGACCGCTTCCAGAGTGGTGCGACCCCGGTCCTGGTGCTGTCCCTCAAGGCGGCGGGCACCGGCCTCAACCTGACGCGCGCGGGCCATGTCATCCACTTCGACCGCTGGTGGAACCCCGCGGTGGAGGAGCAGGCCACGGACCGCGCGTACCGCATCGGCCAGACCCAGCCGGTCCAGGTCCACCGCCTGATCACCGAGGGCACGGTCGAGGACCGCATCGCCGAGATGCTGGCGTCCAAACGGGCGCTGGCCGACGCGATCCTGGGCTCCGGCGAGTCGGCCCTGACGGAACTGACCGACCGGGAGCTGTCGGACCTGGTGTCGCTGAGGAGGACCGAGTGAACGGCACTGGGGACGAGCGGCCCGGGGCGCGGGAGGACGCGCGTCCCGCCGACGCGGCGCGGCGTGCGCTGAGGGCCGCGCGGGAGGGCGAGCGGGTCGGCGGTGAGGACGGGGGTGGGGCGCCTCGGGCCGACGGCGCAGGCGTCACCGTGCCGGAAAGCGGCGTGCAGCCGGCGACCCGCCCCGGGGACGCGGCCCGCGAGGCGTTGCGAAGGGCGAACGCGGAACGCCGCAGTGGCGAGGGGACCGTGGCGGGTGCCGTGCCGCCGACGGAGTCAAAAGAGGCGTACCCGTCCGTCGCGGGGAATGCAGGCGCGGCCTACGGTCCGGCTTCTGGTCCGGCCTCCGGTCCGGGCGGGGAGAGCACACCGGCCGTACGCCCCGGTGACGCCGCGCGCAAGGCGTTGCACGCGGCGCGGGAGGAAGTGGAACGGCAGCGAACGGAGGCCGAAGGAAAGGCGGCCGGGGAACCGCGCCCGTCCGGCGCGTCGCAGCGGTCCGGCACCCGGGAGTCGACCGGCGTCGGTGGCCGCCGCGACCTGCACATCCGTACCCCTGCGCGCGGCGGCCGGGTCCGGGACGTGCGGGAAGTCCTCGCCGGCGCCTTCGGGCTGCCGGAGCCGGTGGCACCGCGGGGCGCGGTCGCGACTACCGCGCGGCACGACGGCGAGGAGGCCGCACGGGACGTGGGACGCGAGCGGGAGCAGCCCGAGCCCCCGCGATCCCCGCGCGAGCTGCCCCTGGCCACGCCCCGTTACCCGGGCTCCATGGCGGCCCCGGGCCGGGACGGCGAGTTGCGGCGCACGTTCGCCGCGCTCCCCGCACGACCGGCGGACCGGGCCGACCGGTTCGCCGAGACATGGTGGGGCAACGCCTGGGTCACCGCGCTGGAAGAGGGGGCCCTCGACGCGGCGCGGCTCGCGCGCGGGAGGACATACGCGGGGCGGGGGAACGTGGACGCCATCACGGTCACGCCCGGGCTCGTGCTGGCGTACGTCCAGGGAAGCCGTCCCCGCCCCTATCGCGTACAGGTGCGGTTGCGGACGTTCGCCGACGACGAGTGGGACCGCCTCCTGGACGCCGCCGCCGAGCGGCCCGGGGACATCGCCGCGCTGCTGGACAAGGAGGTGCCGCAGACCCTCGCCGAGTGCGGCGTCCGGCTGCTTCCCGGCCCGGGCGATCTCGAACCGCACTGCAGCTGCCCCGACTTCGGCCACCCCTGCAAGCACGCCGCCGCCGTCTGCTACCAGACCGCGCGCCTGCTCGACCGGGACCCCTTCGTCCTGCTTCTGCTGCGCGGCCGGGGCGAACGCGAGCTGCTCGACGCCCTGTCCCGGCGCAACGCGGCGCGCGCGGCCAGGGCCGCCCAGGAAAAGGAGCCCGCACCGGTTCCCGGTATACGCGCCCGCGACGCCATGGCCCGGGACGCGCTGCCGCCGCTCCCGGCCCCGCTGCCGCCGCCCGCTCACCCCGAGCAGCCGCCGGTCTATCCGGGGACTCCGGGTGGTCCGGACCCGTTCGCGCTGGACCAGCTGGCCACGGACGCGGCCGGCCGCGCGCACGCCCTGCTGACCACCGGGCACGATCCGGTCGCCGAGCTGACGCTGTGGCAGGACGCGGTACGGCTCGCCGCGGCCCGCCCCGGTTCGGGTCTCACCGCGACGACCCGGGCGCTCTACTCCGCGCTGGCCGACGCCACCGGGCGGACCCCGGCCGACCTGGCGCGCGGCGTCGTCGCATGGCGGCAGGGCGGGCGGGAGGCGCTCGCCGTACTGGAGGAGCCCTGGGACCCGCCGGCGGGCCGCTTCGACCGCGCCCGCCCGCTGCTGCTGGCCGCGGACCTGCCCGCGTTCCGCCCGTGGCGCAATCGCCTCACCCACCCGGACGGCCACGCCCAACTCCGCCTGGGCCGGGACGGCCTCTGGTACGCGTACGAGTCGGAACCGGGCCGCGAGGACTGGTGGCCCCGGGGCACCCCGGACCTGGACCCGGTGGGCGCGTTGACGGGCCTGGAGGCGCCGGGGGAGGGGTGACCACCCCCAGAGCCGACGGGCCCCGGCCACCGCCCCGGGCCTCGTCGAACAGACTCGCGTGCGCAGGTGGTCGACTGCGGCCCAGCCGACCACTCGCCGGGAGGCTGTGTCGACGACGGTGGCCAGACAGAGACGGCCCTCGTGGCCAGGCATGACAGCCATGACAGCCATGACAGGCAAGTACGCGCATACCCCTGGCCGGGTTCCCTCACTCCCGGCCCAGCGTCACCGTCGTCGTGACCCCGGTGACAGAGGGTTTCCTCGGAACCGAATCGAACCCGAAATGGACGGGCGGTTCGACAGGCGCGAGAGCACCGAGGTCGGTGCCGTCGAGCACCGCCGAAACAGTGCGGATCGGCCGGAGGTCCCTGGCGCCGTACCACTCGCGGCGGCCCGCGCCGGCACTGCCACGGGTTCGCACGCCGACCAGCAGTACACGGGCGGGCCAGTCTGTGAGCGCGCTCCATGCCGGACGGCAGGTGAGCGCGCGGGGCACGGCCCAGAGCAGGAGCCCCAGAAGCCCTCGTCGCCCTGTGGTGAAACGCAGGTCGAGTGGCCCGGCCGTGACGGTCCAGCTGTCGTCCGTGACGCTCACGTCGACCGGGACGACCCGCACGATGTCGAAGGCGTAGGTGCCGCGGATGAAGTCCGCCGTCTCCCGTGTGGGCGCCAGCAGCAGCCGTTCTCCGTCGGCCCGCTCCAGCATCACATCGCTGAACGGCCCGAACGGTGACCGCTGCCAGTGTCCCAGCACGATGCGCGTCCCCAAGGAGGTGCCCAGGCCCGCGATCCAGCCGTCGAAGCGCAGCCGTGGGCGCCGTGCGGCTCCGCTGAGAATCCGGCTCATCCGCTCCCTCCCGCTCGAAGCCCTGGGAACGCCCCGCTGGACGAGGCCCCACCGTGACAGCCGGGGCCGGGAAGGAGCCGTCGTGTGTAGGCCCGTCGGCGCGAGGTCGGCCACACGTCCCGCTCCGCCACCACAGGCGGCGAGTCCCCCACGCAGTGTCCAGGGAAACGGACAGGGCACGGACCGCGTAGGCCCGCAGTCCGGGAAGCCGGGGCCGGATGGCTGCGTGAGGCTGTCCGGGGCCGGGCGGGATTACTGCCGTCCGGTGGGTACTCGGGTTCTCACCGGACGCACGGACCGTGAACTCGTGAAGCGGAGGCGATCATGACTGACCGGACACACCCCACCATGGAATCGCACCCGGACATCCTGGAGATGCGCGAGCGCCACGCCCGGGCAGAACGTGCGGCGACGACCCAGCAGGGACAGGCCGTCGAAGCGCTGGCCCTGGTCACCGGCCTCTACCTGGCCGCATCACCCTGGATCGCGGGCTTCAACGGCTTCACCACCCTGGCAGTGAACAACCTGATCACCGGTATCGCCTACGCCCTGCTCCTGAGCGGCTTCGGCCAAGCCTACGAGCGCACGCACGCCAGGGCGTGGGCTGCCGCCCTGCTCGGAGTCTGGACCATCATCTCGCCGTGGGTGGTGGCAGGCAGCGTGGACACCACGCGCACCATCATCAACAACGTCATCGTCGGCGTCATCGGGCTGGTGCTCGCGCTGGCAGCCGGCGCGGCGGCGAACGAGGCCGACAAGCGTATCCGTAGCCGCTCCGCCCGGATGGCTCCCTGACGCGGGCTCGTGAGCGGTCCCGCATCCGAGGAGAAGCGGGAACGAAGTGGCACGTGAAGCCGAAGTAGAGGATCTTCGCGATGCTGCCACAACCTGGGACGGCTTGCACGGGGTTACGACCCCAGCACGTAAGAAATTGTCAGGTGTGAGAGCGTGAGGGCGTGAGTGACACACCTACGAACACCCTGCAATACCGCTTTGACGGGCCAGAAGACGCACCTGTCCTGATCCTGGGTCCCTCACTTGGTACAACCTGGCACAGGTTGTAATGGCCGTCCATGGGCGTCCAGCCACTCCAGTGCGGGCACGAAACCGCAGGTCAGGGCCTCCTGGTCCGGGAGGG
The Streptomyces sp. CGMCC 4.7035 DNA segment above includes these coding regions:
- a CDS encoding SWIM zinc finger family protein, encoding MNGTGDERPGAREDARPADAARRALRAAREGERVGGEDGGGAPRADGAGVTVPESGVQPATRPGDAAREALRRANAERRSGEGTVAGAVPPTESKEAYPSVAGNAGAAYGPASGPASGPGGESTPAVRPGDAARKALHAAREEVERQRTEAEGKAAGEPRPSGASQRSGTRESTGVGGRRDLHIRTPARGGRVRDVREVLAGAFGLPEPVAPRGAVATTARHDGEEAARDVGREREQPEPPRSPRELPLATPRYPGSMAAPGRDGELRRTFAALPARPADRADRFAETWWGNAWVTALEEGALDAARLARGRTYAGRGNVDAITVTPGLVLAYVQGSRPRPYRVQVRLRTFADDEWDRLLDAAAERPGDIAALLDKEVPQTLAECGVRLLPGPGDLEPHCSCPDFGHPCKHAAAVCYQTARLLDRDPFVLLLLRGRGERELLDALSRRNAARAARAAQEKEPAPVPGIRARDAMARDALPPLPAPLPPPAHPEQPPVYPGTPGGPDPFALDQLATDAAGRAHALLTTGHDPVAELTLWQDAVRLAAARPGSGLTATTRALYSALADATGRTPADLARGVVAWRQGGREALAVLEEPWDPPAGRFDRARPLLLAADLPAFRPWRNRLTHPDGHAQLRLGRDGLWYAYESEPGREDWWPRGTPDLDPVGALTGLEAPGEG
- a CDS encoding SPW repeat protein; this translates as MTDRTHPTMESHPDILEMRERHARAERAATTQQGQAVEALALVTGLYLAASPWIAGFNGFTTLAVNNLITGIAYALLLSGFGQAYERTHARAWAAALLGVWTIISPWVVAGSVDTTRTIINNVIVGVIGLVLALAAGAAANEADKRIRSRSARMAP